One genomic window of Rubidibacter lacunae KORDI 51-2 includes the following:
- the pstB gene encoding phosphate ABC transporter ATP-binding protein PstB, translating into MTSNGNAEKPVFRTEKLDIYYGKFLAVEQVVLEVPQKQVTAFIGPSGCGKSTLLRCFNRLNDLIDGFHIDGKIYYHDIDLYDSSVDAVQVRRRIGMVFQRPNPFPKSIYDNIAYGPRIVGHEGSMDDLVEDSLRRAALWDEVKDKLQENGLSLSGGQQQRLCIARTIAVKPDVVLMDEPCSALDPISTLKVEELIHELKQDYSIIIVTHNMQQATRVADMTAFFNARATETGGKRGYLVEFNRTREIFENPQEQSTQDYVSGRFG; encoded by the coding sequence ATGACCTCGAACGGTAACGCCGAGAAGCCTGTTTTCAGAACTGAAAAGCTCGACATTTACTATGGGAAATTCCTGGCAGTCGAGCAAGTGGTATTAGAGGTCCCCCAGAAACAGGTAACGGCTTTTATCGGACCCTCGGGCTGCGGCAAAAGTACGTTGCTGCGCTGCTTTAACCGCCTCAACGACTTGATCGATGGCTTCCACATTGACGGCAAGATTTACTACCACGACATCGACCTTTACGATTCAAGCGTTGATGCCGTTCAGGTACGCCGCCGCATTGGGATGGTCTTCCAGCGTCCAAATCCATTCCCGAAGTCGATTTACGACAACATCGCCTACGGTCCGCGCATCGTCGGTCACGAGGGGAGTATGGACGATCTCGTCGAAGACTCGCTGCGACGCGCGGCGCTGTGGGATGAAGTCAAAGATAAGCTGCAGGAGAACGGTCTATCGCTGTCAGGGGGTCAGCAGCAGCGCTTGTGCATCGCCCGGACGATCGCGGTGAAACCAGACGTGGTGTTGATGGACGAGCCTTGCTCGGCACTCGACCCGATCTCGACGCTGAAGGTAGAGGAGCTGATTCACGAACTCAAGCAGGATTACAGCATCATCATCGTCACGCACAACATGCAGCAAGCAACGCGCGTGGCGGACATGACCGCGTTCTTTAATGCGCGGGCTACCGAGACCGGTGGGAAGCGCGGCTACTTAGTGGAGTTCAATCGCACGCGAGAGATCTTCGAAAACCCACAAGAGCAATCTACTCAGGATTACGTCAGCGGTCGTTTCGGCTGA
- the pstA gene encoding phosphate ABC transporter permease PstA, whose amino-acid sequence MAMTVLSGLFMAIVLLPLFAVLIYVLIKGGARLNLDLFTQLPPAAGLQGGGIANAIVGTIVLLAIASGISVPVGILAAVYLSEFSNPRTARWIRFGTNVLSGVPSIIAGIFAYGLVVIVTGTFSAIAGGVALSVLMLPTIVRTTDEALQLVSQEVRWASVGLGASDYATVLKVVIPAATSAILTGVTLAIARAAGETAPLIFTALFSFFWVQGVMEPTPSLAVLVYNFAIVPFKDQQELAWAASLILVLLVLLTSILSRLATRGR is encoded by the coding sequence ATGGCAATGACGGTCCTATCGGGGCTGTTTATGGCAATTGTGTTGCTGCCGCTCTTTGCAGTTTTGATCTACGTATTGATTAAGGGTGGCGCACGCCTCAACCTCGACTTGTTCACCCAATTGCCACCGGCAGCTGGTTTGCAAGGGGGCGGGATCGCCAACGCGATCGTCGGGACGATTGTCCTACTGGCGATCGCCTCGGGGATTAGCGTACCCGTAGGCATATTGGCAGCAGTGTACCTCTCGGAGTTCAGCAATCCGCGCACCGCACGCTGGATTCGCTTTGGCACGAACGTGCTCAGCGGCGTGCCGTCGATTATTGCCGGCATTTTTGCCTATGGTTTGGTCGTGATCGTAACGGGTACCTTCTCGGCGATCGCGGGGGGCGTGGCCCTATCCGTGCTGATGTTGCCGACGATCGTGCGCACAACCGATGAGGCACTTCAATTGGTATCCCAAGAGGTGCGCTGGGCGTCAGTAGGCTTAGGTGCATCGGACTATGCCACGGTACTAAAGGTGGTGATACCGGCAGCGACTTCGGCAATCTTGACCGGCGTGACCCTGGCGATCGCGCGGGCAGCCGGCGAGACGGCCCCGCTAATTTTCACGGCATTGTTCAGCTTCTTCTGGGTTCAAGGCGTGATGGAGCCGACGCCGTCGTTGGCGGTGCTGGTGTATAACTTCGCGATCGTTCCGTTCAAAGACCAGCAAGAGTTGGCATGGGCGGCGTCGCTGATTTTGGTATTGTTGGTGCTATTGACGAGCATATTATCGCGGTTGGCAACGCGGGGTCGCTAG
- the pstC gene encoding phosphate ABC transporter permease subunit PstC — protein sequence MNAPPAPKNTFQLPRRAAIELNLDRGFLWTTRIFAYSIAFVILAIGVLIIQRALPAIGAFGLGFIFRSAWNPVQDDYGALPMIAGTLINSAIALFFAIPLGIGSAIFLSEDFMPKAVRTPLVFLVELLAAIPSVVYGLWGIFVLIPLLRPFQQFLHDSFGWFPLFSTPPAGPGMFPASIVLSIMVLPIIIAISRDSLAQLPPELRQASLGLGATRWGTIFRVLLPAAFSGIVGGIMLALGRAMGETMAVTMLVGNSNRLSASLFAPANTIASLIANQFAEASGLQVAALMYAGLVLFALTFVVNVLAESIVRQVKKF from the coding sequence ATGAACGCCCCCCCCGCGCCCAAAAATACGTTCCAGTTGCCGCGCCGCGCTGCCATCGAGCTCAACCTCGACCGCGGCTTCTTGTGGACTACCCGCATTTTTGCCTATAGCATCGCCTTCGTGATCCTTGCCATCGGCGTGCTGATTATCCAACGCGCCCTGCCGGCAATCGGTGCTTTCGGGCTTGGTTTTATCTTCAGAAGTGCTTGGAACCCCGTTCAAGACGACTACGGCGCGCTGCCGATGATTGCCGGAACGCTCATCAACAGCGCGATCGCGCTATTTTTTGCGATTCCTCTGGGCATCGGCTCGGCAATTTTCTTGAGCGAAGACTTCATGCCCAAGGCCGTGCGGACGCCACTGGTGTTCCTCGTCGAATTGCTCGCAGCGATTCCGAGTGTCGTGTACGGCCTGTGGGGGATCTTCGTACTGATTCCACTCTTACGGCCGTTCCAACAGTTTTTGCACGATTCCTTCGGATGGTTTCCCCTGTTCAGTACGCCACCGGCCGGACCGGGGATGTTTCCCGCCTCGATCGTGTTGTCGATCATGGTCCTCCCGATAATCATTGCGATTTCGCGCGACTCGCTGGCGCAGCTACCGCCAGAGTTGCGGCAAGCTTCTTTGGGCCTGGGTGCAACCCGCTGGGGCACGATCTTCCGAGTCTTGCTTCCAGCCGCGTTTTCCGGAATCGTGGGCGGCATCATGCTGGCATTGGGACGCGCCATGGGCGAAACGATGGCTGTAACGATGCTCGTTGGTAACTCCAACCGGCTTAGTGCATCCCTGTTTGCACCGGCTAATACGATCGCCTCGCTGATCGCGAACCAATTTGCAGAAGCATCGGGATTGCAGGTAGCAGCACTCATGTATGCTGGCTTAGTCCTGTTCGCGCTCACGTTTGTTGTCAATGTCCTGGCCGAGTCTATCGTCCGTCAGGTGAAAAAGTTTTAA
- the pstS gene encoding phosphate ABC transporter substrate-binding protein PstS, producing MQKLNSKFVFGAAALLAAGLVSCGGSDPESDGNSGSTSESASADGAITELALSSNIALNGAGASFPAPLYQRWFQEFSNAQSELQVNYQSVGSGAGVEQFTQGTVDFGASDVAMTDEEMAAIERGTILLPMTAGSVVLAYNVPGVESGLNLSRDNYTGILLGEITKWNDPAIAADNPDVELPDQQITVVYRSDGSGTTGVFTKHLSAISSDWSEKIGEGKSVDWPTGVGAKGNEGVTAQITQTPGAIGYIEYAYAKLNEVPFAALENQEGNFILPSDESASLTLAAVELPDNLRAFITDPEGADSYPIVTYTWMLVYGSYEDPDTAKSIEATIEFGLNQGQDIAPELGYIPLPQNVRERVAAAADVLSPDYEIVVK from the coding sequence ATGCAGAAACTCAACTCCAAGTTCGTTTTTGGGGCCGCTGCGCTCCTTGCCGCCGGCCTGGTTTCCTGCGGCGGTTCCGATCCGGAATCGGACGGCAACTCTGGCAGTACCTCTGAGAGTGCTTCGGCGGACGGAGCCATTACCGAGCTGGCTCTTTCCAGCAATATTGCCCTCAATGGTGCAGGTGCATCGTTCCCGGCTCCGCTTTATCAGCGCTGGTTCCAAGAATTCAGTAACGCTCAATCAGAACTGCAAGTTAACTACCAGTCTGTTGGGAGTGGGGCAGGCGTCGAACAATTCACTCAGGGAACGGTGGACTTCGGTGCGAGCGATGTCGCCATGACCGATGAAGAAATGGCGGCGATCGAGCGCGGTACGATTCTGCTGCCGATGACTGCGGGTAGCGTCGTGCTCGCATACAATGTTCCGGGCGTCGAGAGCGGCTTGAATCTCTCGCGCGACAACTATACCGGCATTCTGCTCGGCGAGATTACGAAGTGGAACGATCCCGCGATCGCAGCCGACAACCCCGATGTCGAGCTGCCCGACCAGCAGATTACGGTCGTTTATCGCTCCGATGGCAGCGGCACCACGGGCGTCTTCACCAAGCATTTGAGCGCGATCAGCTCCGATTGGTCGGAGAAGATCGGCGAGGGCAAGTCGGTTGACTGGCCGACCGGCGTCGGTGCGAAAGGCAATGAAGGCGTAACCGCACAAATCACCCAGACTCCGGGCGCGATCGGCTACATCGAGTATGCTTACGCCAAGCTCAATGAGGTGCCGTTTGCAGCCCTCGAAAACCAGGAAGGTAACTTCATCCTGCCTAGCGACGAATCTGCCTCTCTGACGCTAGCGGCTGTGGAGCTTCCCGACAACCTGCGCGCCTTCATCACCGATCCCGAAGGAGCTGACTCTTACCCAATCGTGACGTACACCTGGATGTTGGTTTACGGGTCCTATGAGGATCCCGACACGGCAAAATCCATAGAAGCCACGATCGAATTCGGGTTGAATCAAGGCCAGGACATTGCGCCGGAGTTGGGCTACATCCCGCTGCCGCAAAACGTGCGGGAGCGCGTCGCTGCTGCGGCTGATGTCCTTTCTCCGGACTACGAGATTGTCGTCAAGTAA
- the map gene encoding type I methionyl aminopeptidase, with protein MKNLLSNLFFAGAKSAGSTKADPADGYVLRSRRRGIETKSPEGIAAMRRSARIVAIVLKEIAERVEPGMTTADLDDYAEKRIRALGAVPSFKGYYGFPASICICINNEVVHGIPSRKKRICAGDLLKVDTGAYQSGFHGDSCITIAVGKVRPEARRLLEIAERALYAGIDRVKPGNRLLDIAGAIEDVVRATGYSIVEDFTGHGVGRNLHEEPAVFHHRTHRLPNVKLRPGMTLAIEPIVNAGSKVTRTLQDRWTVVTADNSLSAQFEHTVLVTESGCDILTDRAAV; from the coding sequence ATGAAGAACCTTTTATCAAATTTATTTTTCGCGGGTGCCAAATCTGCCGGTAGTACCAAAGCCGATCCTGCAGACGGTTATGTTTTGCGATCGCGGCGGCGCGGGATCGAAACCAAGTCTCCGGAAGGGATTGCTGCCATGCGTCGATCGGCGCGCATTGTGGCAATAGTTCTTAAGGAAATTGCCGAGCGCGTCGAGCCTGGAATGACGACAGCAGACCTCGATGACTATGCAGAGAAACGCATCCGTGCTCTGGGGGCAGTCCCCAGTTTCAAGGGCTACTACGGATTCCCCGCTTCGATTTGCATTTGCATTAATAATGAAGTCGTCCACGGCATCCCCAGCCGCAAGAAACGCATTTGCGCCGGCGATTTGCTTAAGGTCGACACGGGCGCGTATCAAAGCGGTTTCCACGGCGACTCCTGCATTACGATCGCTGTCGGCAAGGTGCGTCCGGAGGCACGTCGCTTGCTGGAAATCGCCGAGCGCGCCCTTTACGCAGGCATCGATCGAGTCAAACCGGGCAATCGCCTGCTCGATATCGCCGGCGCTATTGAAGACGTCGTCAGGGCAACCGGCTACAGCATTGTCGAGGACTTTACCGGTCACGGCGTCGGGCGCAACCTGCACGAGGAGCCCGCCGTGTTCCACCACCGCACCCATCGGTTACCCAACGTCAAGCTGCGGCCCGGCATGACCCTGGCGATCGAGCCGATCGTCAATGCCGGCTCTAAAGTCACGCGGACGCTGCAAGATCGCTGGACGGTAGTGACGGCAGACAACAGTCTGTCCGCGCAGTTCGAGCACACCGTCCTCGTCACCGAGAGCGGCTGCGACATTCTGACCGATCGCGCCGCCGTATGA
- the rsmG gene encoding 16S rRNA (guanine(527)-N(7))-methyltransferase RsmG, translating to MSRVGTVSIAAPDAPDPLLPEPNELWQETCDWQPDAAQAQLLQALYARTIAVNRQLNLTRIISPEDFWEKHLWDSLRAIAPLGWLNAGATAPAIVDIGTGGGFPGLPIAIAVPQATVALNDATRKKLAFLDGLVAQLGLENVRTLAGRAEAIGHHPGHRARYDAAMVRAVGPPSVCAEYGLPLLKIGGTAVLYRGRWSNADTEALRPALAQLGGELVEIAAYKTPLSRSNRHCLYVRKRAKTPSAFPRAIGIPTKTPL from the coding sequence ATGAGCCGGGTTGGAACCGTGTCGATCGCCGCACCCGATGCTCCGGATCCTCTCCTGCCCGAGCCGAACGAGCTGTGGCAGGAAACTTGCGACTGGCAGCCCGATGCCGCTCAAGCACAACTCCTGCAAGCACTTTATGCTCGGACGATCGCGGTCAACCGCCAGCTCAATCTCACGCGCATTATCTCGCCAGAGGACTTCTGGGAAAAGCACCTATGGGATTCGCTGCGGGCGATCGCGCCGTTGGGGTGGTTGAACGCGGGTGCTACCGCTCCCGCGATCGTCGATATCGGGACGGGTGGCGGGTTTCCCGGCCTGCCGATAGCGATCGCGGTTCCTCAGGCGACGGTTGCGCTGAACGACGCCACGCGCAAGAAGCTGGCGTTTCTGGACGGGCTCGTCGCGCAACTCGGGTTGGAGAACGTCCGGACGCTCGCCGGGCGCGCGGAGGCGATCGGACACCATCCCGGTCACCGGGCTCGTTACGACGCTGCCATGGTGCGGGCAGTCGGACCGCCATCGGTGTGTGCTGAATACGGGCTGCCGCTACTCAAAATCGGCGGCACGGCGGTGCTGTATCGCGGCCGCTGGAGCAACGCCGACACCGAGGCACTGCGCCCGGCGCTTGCGCAACTCGGCGGCGAGCTGGTCGAGATTGCTGCTTACAAAACGCCTCTGAGCCGTAGCAATCGCCATTGCCTTTACGTGCGCAAACGCGCCAAAACTCCTTCTGCCTTCCCCCGCGCGATCGGAATTCCCACCAAAACCCCACTGTGA
- a CDS encoding ankyrin repeat domain-containing protein, with translation MLSIRTVDPVGDPPLLLAVLQGHVGVVETLLAASADANASNERETSLGSAIARGQTELVRILLAAGANPNTHMPKGMTGFMRACDGNDAAVVQLLLEPKPN, from the coding sequence ATGCTGTCGATCCGGACTGTCGATCCGGTTGGCGATCCCCCACTCCTCTTAGCGGTCTTGCAAGGTCACGTGGGGGTAGTCGAAACCTTACTCGCTGCTAGTGCAGATGCCAATGCCAGCAATGAACGCGAAACTTCATTGGGCTCCGCGATCGCCCGAGGTCAGACCGAACTCGTCCGCATCCTTCTGGCAGCTGGGGCGAACCCCAATACGCACATGCCTAAAGGTATGACCGGGTTTATGCGTGCCTGCGATGGGAACGATGCAGCGGTTGTGCAACTCTTGTTGGAGCCGAAGCCGAACTGA
- a CDS encoding ankyrin repeat domain-containing protein has translation MRSLARVATALMWVAHRRHLEAMAALLQTGRVEVDRANLRGHTALVLAEFNRYPRAVSLLGKAGANRPPTPDPLTAEPLTESAKLT, from the coding sequence ATGCGCTCGCTCGCGCGGGTTGCGACGGCCTTGATGTGGGTGGCACATCGCAGGCACTTAGAGGCAATGGCGGCCCTGCTCCAAACCGGTCGCGTAGAGGTGGATCGCGCCAATCTTCGCGGTCACACTGCGCTCGTGCTGGCCGAGTTCAACCGCTATCCCCGCGCGGTGTCCTTACTTGGAAAAGCCGGTGCGAACCGCCCGCCCACTCCCGACCCGCTTACCGCCGAGCCTCTGACTGAGAGCGCCAAGTTGACTTAG
- a CDS encoding GNAT family N-acetyltransferase, whose amino-acid sequence MPSLPFGYHLRSGSGRDRALLVKFMQQTYEELFPDLQDFSHLAQTVERYWSPQTPLWWVVTTAAAPAACAWAGTAVDQVSGDRYTHLFLLYVAADHRRRGIGTLLLAEVLAWARARGDRQVGLQVFADNQPALSLYERLGFRTQSLLMLKPVNDAPDRQ is encoded by the coding sequence GTGCCATCGCTGCCGTTTGGTTATCACCTCCGCTCGGGTTCCGGACGCGATCGCGCGCTGCTGGTGAAATTCATGCAGCAGACCTACGAGGAACTGTTCCCGGACCTACAAGACTTCTCGCACCTGGCGCAGACTGTCGAGCGTTACTGGAGCCCGCAGACGCCCCTGTGGTGGGTCGTGACCACAGCGGCAGCGCCCGCGGCCTGTGCGTGGGCGGGAACGGCCGTAGACCAAGTCAGCGGCGATCGCTACACGCATCTTTTTTTGTTGTATGTTGCAGCCGATCATCGACGTCGGGGGATTGGTACTCTGCTGTTAGCAGAAGTGCTAGCGTGGGCGCGCGCGCGCGGCGATCGCCAAGTCGGCCTGCAGGTGTTTGCCGACAACCAGCCGGCTCTGTCCTTGTACGAGCGTTTGGGGTTCCGCACGCAGTCGCTGCTGATGCTCAAGCCTGTAAACGACGCTCCCGATCGGCAATGA
- the def gene encoding peptide deformylase, with product MTDRPTDSLPSELPEIAQLGDPRLRRVASSVSDPGAPDVQALVRTLLETMTAAHGVGIAAPQISVLQRLVIVASRPTLRYPHAPQMDPTPMLNPRLLARSPDTKRGWEGCLSVPGMRGIVARAVAIEVEYCDCTGTLQRQELTGFVARIFQHELDHLDGILYVDRLASTRDLYTEREYLRQLERA from the coding sequence ATGACCGACCGACCGACCGACTCACTACCCTCCGAGCTGCCCGAGATCGCCCAGCTCGGCGATCCGAGATTGCGTCGAGTGGCTTCTTCTGTCAGCGATCCGGGCGCGCCGGATGTGCAAGCGCTCGTTAGAACCTTGCTTGAGACGATGACGGCTGCTCATGGGGTCGGTATCGCTGCCCCGCAGATTTCCGTCCTGCAGCGGCTAGTTATCGTTGCCTCGCGCCCGACATTGCGGTACCCGCATGCTCCACAAATGGATCCAACACCGATGCTCAACCCACGCTTGCTGGCACGATCGCCTGACACCAAGCGCGGGTGGGAAGGATGCTTGAGCGTGCCGGGGATGCGCGGCATCGTCGCTCGCGCCGTTGCGATCGAGGTCGAGTACTGCGATTGCACTGGGACCTTGCAACGCCAGGAGCTAACCGGTTTCGTCGCGCGCATCTTCCAGCACGAACTCGATCACCTGGATGGCATCCTTTACGTCGATCGTCTCGCCAGCACCCGAGATCTTTACACCGAGAGGGAATACCTACGCCAACTCGAACGCGCGTGA
- a CDS encoding type 2 periplasmic-binding domain-containing protein — protein MHASRTSDRHDNPRRGPRSAEESIGQTVGVDAGTTAARVLVAQPNVRVQNFSSELHALQSLCAGCIDAVVKDLPLL, from the coding sequence TTGCATGCGAGCCGGACTAGCGATCGCCACGACAATCCCCGACGCGGTCCTCGATCGGCTGAGGAGTCGATCGGACAAACGGTTGGTGTAGACGCAGGAACGACTGCCGCACGGGTGTTGGTGGCACAACCGAACGTGCGAGTACAAAACTTTTCCTCGGAGCTGCATGCTCTGCAGTCCCTGTGTGCGGGCTGCATCGATGCAGTGGTAAAAGATTTGCCGCTGCTGTAA
- a CDS encoding TAXI family TRAP transporter solute-binding subunit: MRRKSLVTWLLCALGMAVAIATSQAIVPAVVKAQGPARAEVTIITGSEAGNYYEIARDLEVLVDLTTTDLDLDVIPSTGSLDNIVAIDRYNSIVLGLSQRDVTAYLTLIRNEDPVIDENIDALRLVLPLYDEQVHLLAREGINSFADLTGKLVAVGESGSGTFITSTLLLLQANVTPAELIVLENRRAIDALLDGEIDAMFFVVGAPARLLQEEIDSTQGIKLVPIALEAIANDEFLSDLYEPRTLPRTTYSWQSEPVDTIAVQSAIYTTEGANCSHITPIVESILENLDQLRANGNTVWRRVAFDRIGLLEEPRLSACTRQALQSLP, from the coding sequence ATGAGACGAAAATCGCTAGTTACGTGGCTGTTGTGTGCCCTCGGGATGGCGGTGGCAATTGCGACCAGTCAGGCGATCGTGCCGGCGGTTGTGAAAGCACAGGGACCGGCTCGTGCTGAAGTCACCATCATTACTGGCAGTGAAGCCGGCAACTACTACGAAATTGCCCGCGACCTAGAGGTGTTGGTCGATCTCACCACTACCGATCTCGACCTCGACGTGATTCCGTCCACCGGTTCTCTCGATAACATCGTTGCGATCGACCGCTACAACAGTATTGTCCTCGGGCTCAGCCAGCGCGATGTCACTGCTTACCTGACTCTCATCCGCAACGAGGATCCGGTTATCGACGAAAATATCGATGCTTTACGACTCGTACTGCCGCTCTACGACGAACAGGTTCACTTACTGGCGCGCGAGGGGATTAATTCCTTCGCCGACCTGACCGGCAAGCTTGTCGCCGTGGGCGAATCAGGAAGTGGCACGTTCATAACATCGACGCTGTTGTTACTTCAAGCCAACGTGACTCCGGCCGAACTCATCGTCCTAGAAAACCGCCGAGCGATCGACGCCTTACTCGATGGCGAGATCGACGCCATGTTCTTCGTTGTTGGCGCCCCCGCTCGACTCCTCCAAGAAGAAATCGACTCCACTCAAGGCATCAAGCTAGTGCCGATCGCGCTCGAGGCCATTGCTAACGACGAGTTTCTGAGCGACTTGTACGAGCCGCGGACATTACCGAGAACAACCTACAGTTGGCAGTCGGAACCCGTCGATACGATCGCCGTCCAGTCTGCGATTTACACGACCGAAGGGGCCAACTGCAGCCACATTACGCCGATTGTTGAGTCCATTCTCGAAAACCTCGACCAATTGCGCGCTAACGGCAATACGGTTTGGCGGCGCGTGGCGTTCGATCGCATTGGTTTACTAGAAGAACCCCGGTTGTCAGCTTGTACGCGTCAAGCACTGCAATCCCTACCTTAG
- a CDS encoding Uma2 family endonuclease — translation MTTYFRRPKFTIPPLENGDRLSRLEFERRYQAMPDVKKAELIEGIVFLASPLRFEPHAEPHADLIGWLWMYEVATPGVRLGNNPTVRLDRDNELQPDAVLRLDARAGGQSQISEDGYIEGAPELVAEISASTASIDLGDKLRVYRRSGVKEYLVWQVFDERIDWFLLDGEDYIELNSDEEGVIRSCTFPGLWLSQQSAIVGDMSQVVLVLEKGLASPDHQALIASMEQPGG, via the coding sequence ATGACAACCTATTTTCGCCGCCCAAAATTCACAATTCCTCCTCTGGAAAATGGCGATCGACTCTCACGTTTGGAGTTCGAGCGCCGCTATCAAGCGATGCCAGATGTCAAAAAGGCAGAATTGATTGAGGGAATTGTTTTCTTGGCGTCTCCCCTCCGCTTCGAGCCGCACGCTGAACCTCACGCAGACCTCATTGGATGGCTGTGGATGTATGAAGTTGCAACACCTGGAGTACGTTTGGGGAACAACCCAACAGTCCGATTGGATCGAGATAATGAACTGCAGCCCGATGCAGTTTTGCGGCTAGATGCACGCGCAGGCGGCCAGTCCCAGATTAGCGAAGACGGTTACATCGAGGGCGCGCCAGAGTTGGTTGCTGAAATTTCAGCCAGCACAGCCAGCATTGACTTGGGCGATAAGTTGCGCGTTTATCGACGGAGTGGCGTTAAAGAGTATTTGGTTTGGCAAGTTTTTGACGAACGAATTGACTGGTTTCTTCTTGATGGAGAAGACTACATCGAGCTCAATAGCGACGAAGAGGGAGTGATACGAAGTTGCACCTTCCCTGGACTTTGGCTATCTCAACAGTCTGCGATCGTCGGAGATATGTCGCAGGTTGTTTTGGTCCTAGAGAAAGGGCTGGCCTCTCCCGATCACCAAGCTTTAATTGCATCAATGGAACAACCTGGAGGGTAG
- a CDS encoding AAA family ATPase, with the protein MANFKEEIADLLFQVRKDCSESALESEFVKPLLRLLGYSESDWSEQAYAGKCRIDFLIATQRPALTQHFLIVEVKAPRKSTSNGLWQLHRYLRITGSVFGLLTNGLSLKVLYNHNGEVCELLTLDKNSLHKQSDIFRGLLCKHSCERVVERFEHSNRKVHAFVLSRLLAVLGDSQPLLALKYKQNPNREGGSGMIVTVFNNKGGVGKTTLTLNLGAALNRLGKRVLLIDIDPQANLTQGLGVDPLSDVEKAGKMDVGDLLLKAKVKVDEVAILKRWKATELSIVPSHIRLSYKEPDLLGTIDVDNVLAKKLKEYKNNYDFVLIDPPPSFGKVNNISLMASDSVLIPTQLAPYPIRALEYVMDRAFAVDDAREKPLNILGIAVSMFSRASSKVNDEMRQEIYRMLGNDPRRKEVGLLPESTWIPQLNVVSTNSLHGKPLSEFEFDESLPTKDRDAALDALSCYKNLAKHLLVACEPGR; encoded by the coding sequence ATGGCAAATTTTAAGGAAGAAATCGCCGATTTACTATTCCAAGTCCGGAAAGACTGCAGTGAGAGCGCTCTAGAAAGTGAGTTTGTTAAGCCTCTGCTTCGTTTACTTGGATACTCAGAAAGTGACTGGAGCGAACAAGCATATGCAGGTAAGTGCAGGATTGACTTCCTCATTGCAACTCAACGTCCTGCGCTTACACAGCATTTTTTGATCGTCGAAGTCAAGGCACCCCGTAAGTCGACATCTAACGGACTTTGGCAACTTCACCGCTATCTTCGGATTACTGGCTCGGTTTTCGGACTGTTAACTAATGGCTTAAGCCTTAAGGTTCTCTACAATCATAATGGAGAGGTTTGCGAGCTCCTAACATTAGACAAAAATAGTTTGCATAAACAATCCGATATTTTTCGAGGATTGCTGTGCAAACATTCTTGTGAGCGAGTTGTGGAGCGATTCGAGCACAGCAACAGGAAAGTGCATGCGTTTGTATTGAGCAGACTGTTAGCCGTCCTAGGTGACAGCCAGCCATTACTTGCCTTAAAATACAAGCAAAACCCAAACAGAGAGGGAGGTTCGGGAATGATCGTCACTGTTTTCAACAACAAAGGTGGTGTAGGTAAAACTACTCTTACATTGAATTTGGGGGCAGCACTCAATCGCCTTGGTAAGCGAGTACTGCTCATTGACATAGACCCGCAAGCCAACCTCACTCAAGGTCTGGGTGTCGACCCTCTCTCTGACGTGGAAAAAGCTGGCAAGATGGATGTGGGCGATCTTCTTTTGAAAGCCAAAGTCAAGGTAGATGAGGTTGCAATCTTGAAGCGCTGGAAGGCTACCGAGCTCTCAATTGTTCCCAGCCATATACGACTTAGTTATAAGGAGCCCGACCTACTTGGCACTATTGATGTGGACAATGTCTTAGCCAAGAAGTTAAAGGAGTACAAAAACAACTACGATTTTGTCCTTATCGATCCCCCTCCTTCTTTTGGAAAGGTTAACAACATTTCACTGATGGCTTCTGACAGTGTCCTGATTCCTACACAACTTGCTCCTTACCCAATTCGCGCTTTGGAGTACGTGATGGATAGAGCTTTTGCTGTGGACGATGCCAGAGAAAAACCCCTGAATATACTGGGTATCGCCGTAAGTATGTTCAGCCGCGCCTCAAGCAAGGTCAATGATGAGATGCGCCAAGAGATTTATCGGATGCTTGGGAACGATCCACGCCGTAAAGAGGTAGGGCTTTTACCTGAATCAACCTGGATCCCTCAACTGAATGTTGTCTCAACAAACTCCCTGCATGGCAAGCCCTTAAGCGAGTTTGAGTTTGACGAAAGTTTGCCGACTAAGGACAGAGATGCTGCTTTGGATGCACTATCATGCTACAAAAACTTAGCCAAGCATTTATTAGTGGCATGCGAACCTGGCCGTTAA